The Lasioglossum baleicum chromosome 15, iyLasBale1, whole genome shotgun sequence genome has a segment encoding these proteins:
- the LOC143216484 gene encoding uncharacterized protein LOC143216484 translates to MSDFDADDSLTKLNTQLNRSMVLMDTTTDNETYPPKVNRSIKINTKIQPASPANASPMRRKSILKKSDTRNDERRDETEVQNTENEREMLNHTNNSRVSINAQTASRPHNINDLAREENLVVESTDVTFNLDNISDSEDVWIMDIPKTVDYPDISRTMLRMEILLHSR, encoded by the exons ATGTCCGATTTCGATGCAGATGATTCTTTAACGAAATTGAATACTCAACTGAATAGATCTATGGTCTTGATGGATACCACAACAGATAATGAAACATATCCACCAAAAGTGAACAGATCCATCAAAATCAATACAAAAATTCAGCCAGCTAGTCCCGCTAATGCTTCTCCCATGCGTAGAAAGAGTATTTTGAAGAAGTCTGATACAAGGAACGACGAAAGGAGAGATGAAACAGAAGTACAAAACACAGAGAATGAAAGGGAGATGTTAAATCATACAAACAACAGTAGAGTATCAATAAATGCGCAGACTGCCTCTAGACCTcataat ATCAACGATTTAGCCAGAGAAGAGAATTTAGTTGTAGAATCCACAGATGTCACATTTAATTTGGATAACATTTCTGACAGTGAAGACGTATGGATAATGGATATTCCTAAAACA GTGGACTACCCTGATATAAGCAGAACTATGTTACGAATGGAAATCTTGTTGCATTCTAGATAG
- the Hmgcl gene encoding hydroxymethylglutaryl-CoA lyase yields the protein MFKILSVNNICSLSVKYSRTFSDFVKVVEVGARDGLQNERNIVPTEIKVEFINKLSETGLKSVEVSSFVSPKWVPQMADNAQVYQTINKKSDVSYPVLVPNLKGLESALKVDVKEIAVFGAASETFSRKNTNCSIDDSIKNIKTVIEEAKRHKLKVRGYVSCIVGCPYEGEIKPSMVANICESLLKLGCYEISLGDTIGVGSPDKIEKVLGELKHVSYDTNVFALHCHDTYGQALANIYCGLEHGIRVFDSSVAGLGGCPYAAGASGNIATEDLLYLLHGQGLETGVDFNEIAKIGDFISSHLQRKNQSKAGVAILAKERLKKQM from the coding sequence ATGTTCAAAATCCTAAGTGTCAATAACATATGCAGTCTCTCTGTTAAATATTCAAGAACATTTAGTGATTTCGTTAAAGTAGTTGAAGTCGGAGCCAGAGACGGACTACAAAATGAGAGAAACATTGTACCAACTGAAATCAAAGtcgaatttattaataaattgtcaGAAACTGGATTGAAGAGTGTAGAGGTATCCAGCTTTGTGTCTCCGAAATGGGTTCCGCAAATGGCTGACAATGCTCAAGTGTATCAAACGATTAATAAAAAGTCTGACGTATCGTATCCTGTACTGGTTCCTAACTTGAAAGGTTTAGAAAGTGCATTGAAAGTAGACGTAAAAGAAATAGCTGTTTTCGGCGCTGCGTCTGAGACATTTTCAAGGAAGAATACTAATTGTTCTATCGACGACAGTATCAAAAACATTAAAACAGTTATCGAAGAAGCTAAGAGACACAAACTTAAAGTCAGGGGCTATGTTTCTTGTATAGTTGGCTGTCCCTATGAGGGTGAAATCAAACCATCGATGGTAGCCAATATATGCGAATCGTTGTTAAAGCTCGGATGCTATGAAATTTCTCTAGGAGACACCATCGGGGTAGGATCTCCTGACAAAATAGAGAAAGTTTTAGGTGAATTGAAGCATGTATCGTACGATACGAATGTATTTGCACTTCATTGCCACGATACTTACGGACAAGCATTGGCAAATATTTATTGTGGCCTCGAACATGGTATAAGAGTATTCGATTCCTCGGTTGCTGGATTGGGAGGATGCCCGTACGCAGCAGGTGCGTCTGGAAATATTGCTACCGAAGATTTGCTTTATCTTCTCCATGGACAGGGTTTGGAAACGGGAGTGGACTTTAATGAAATAGCCAAAATTGGGGATTTCATTAGTAGTCATCTTCAGAGGAAGAATCAGTCCAAGGCTGGTGTTGCAATTCTTGCGAAGGAACGATTGAAAAAACAGATGTAA